A single region of the Bacteroides luhongzhouii genome encodes:
- a CDS encoding GH92 family glycosyl hydrolase has protein sequence MFRFRIYIIGICCSFPLIMSCSPKTKKEIIKDYTTYVDPLIGSGGHGHVFVGASVPHGMVQLGPNNLSTGWDWCSAYHASDSTIIGFSHTHLSGTGIADLADILFMPINSLPDTTLNVLPASMYVSTFSKNKESVVPGYYSVWLEKYNIKVELTSTARVGLHRYSYPHNTEAFVIIDLEGSAKSLSSRKGTLDSFCHLLNDTSIVGYRYSDEWAIDHKIHFSSVFSKPIKKYKIFKHNNSVKVLLNFGYISEPLLVKTGVSYVSEEGASMNLISELPDWNFDQVKAVAKKQWNQELAKVDFEAEPDVMKIFYSALYHTLIAPSIFADVDGKYRGADGKIYMAEGFIPYTTFSLWDTYRAVHPLYTLIDNRVPDYINTLLTIYKQQGRMPVWHLAGNETDCMVGIHSIPVVVDACLKNFQNIDKEQAYNAVASIAEMDINGLEDVRLNGYISADKTPWSVAKGLEYAIDDYSVAMLAMKMGKQQEYQKFLKRSKNYQYYFDSQTNFMRGKLSNGNWRKEFDPFYSMHMEDDYVEGNAWQYTWLVPHDIEGLTKLFGDKKTFLQKLDSLFIVSSDLNEGASIDISGMIGQYAHGNEPSHHVLYLYTCMGQPYKTAEYVRQVCKQFYTTQHDGLIGNEDCGQMSAWYIFSTLGFYPVNPVSGTFVFGSPLMSKATIILNNGKKMQIVAHDNSEENKYIQSIKLNGKLLDKHYISYDEIMKGGVLEYQMCNKPL, from the coding sequence ATGTTTCGATTTCGAATATATATTATAGGGATATGTTGCTCTTTTCCGCTTATTATGTCTTGTTCCCCAAAAACCAAAAAAGAGATAATAAAAGATTACACAACTTATGTAGATCCTTTAATTGGAAGCGGAGGACACGGTCATGTATTTGTAGGAGCTTCAGTTCCTCATGGTATGGTGCAGCTTGGGCCTAATAATTTATCCACAGGATGGGACTGGTGTTCCGCATACCATGCTTCTGATTCAACAATTATCGGATTTTCTCATACTCATTTGAGTGGAACAGGAATTGCAGATTTAGCTGATATTCTTTTTATGCCAATCAATAGTTTACCAGATACAACATTAAATGTTTTACCTGCATCTATGTATGTTTCTACATTTTCTAAGAATAAAGAATCTGTTGTTCCAGGATATTATTCTGTATGGTTAGAAAAATATAATATAAAGGTGGAATTAACTTCAACTGCTAGAGTTGGTCTTCATCGTTATTCATATCCTCATAATACAGAAGCTTTTGTAATCATTGATTTAGAGGGAAGTGCAAAATCCTTATCTTCTCGTAAAGGAACTTTGGATTCTTTTTGTCATTTGTTAAATGATACGAGTATTGTTGGATATCGTTATTCTGATGAATGGGCCATTGACCACAAAATACATTTTAGTAGTGTTTTTTCTAAACCCATAAAAAAATATAAGATATTTAAGCACAATAACAGTGTAAAAGTGCTACTTAATTTTGGATATATTTCTGAACCACTATTAGTAAAAACAGGTGTTTCATATGTTTCCGAAGAAGGAGCAAGTATGAACCTCATTAGTGAACTTCCTGATTGGAATTTTGATCAAGTGAAAGCTGTAGCTAAGAAGCAATGGAATCAAGAATTAGCAAAGGTAGATTTTGAAGCAGAACCGGATGTTATGAAAATATTCTATTCAGCTTTATATCACACCCTAATTGCACCTTCCATTTTCGCAGATGTTGACGGTAAATATAGAGGAGCTGATGGGAAAATATATATGGCAGAAGGATTCATCCCTTATACAACTTTTTCGTTATGGGATACATATCGTGCCGTTCACCCTCTTTATACTTTAATAGACAATCGAGTTCCAGATTATATTAACACTTTGTTAACTATTTATAAACAACAAGGCAGAATGCCAGTTTGGCATTTAGCAGGTAACGAAACAGATTGTATGGTCGGTATTCACTCCATTCCGGTTGTGGTTGACGCTTGTCTGAAAAACTTTCAAAACATAGATAAAGAACAGGCCTACAATGCAGTGGCCAGTATTGCAGAAATGGATATCAATGGTTTAGAAGATGTAAGACTTAATGGATATATATCAGCAGATAAAACACCTTGGTCTGTAGCAAAAGGATTAGAATATGCAATAGATGATTATTCAGTTGCTATGCTTGCAATGAAGATGGGGAAACAACAGGAATATCAGAAGTTTCTTAAACGATCGAAAAATTATCAATACTATTTCGATTCTCAAACTAATTTTATGCGCGGAAAATTATCAAATGGAAATTGGCGAAAAGAATTTGACCCATTTTACAGTATGCATATGGAGGACGACTATGTTGAAGGGAATGCTTGGCAATACACTTGGTTAGTTCCCCATGATATAGAAGGATTAACAAAACTTTTCGGTGATAAAAAAACATTCCTACAAAAATTAGATAGTTTATTTATAGTTAGTTCAGATTTGAATGAAGGAGCATCTATTGATATATCAGGAATGATAGGGCAATACGCACATGGTAATGAACCTAGTCATCACGTATTATATTTGTATACATGCATGGGACAGCCATATAAGACTGCGGAATATGTCAGACAAGTTTGTAAGCAATTTTACACTACGCAACATGATGGTCTAATAGGAAATGAAGATTGCGGACAAATGTCAGCTTGGTATATATTCTCAACTTTAGGATTCTATCCTGTTAATCCTGTTTCTGGGACATTTGTATTTGGTTCGCCACTTATGAGTAAAGCGACAATTATATTAAATAATGGGAAGAAAATGCAAATTGTCGCTCATGACAATTCCGAAGAGAACAAATATATTCAATCAATAAAGTTGAATGGGAAATTGCTGGATAAACATTATATCAGTTATGACGAAATAATGAAAGGAGGAGTATTAGAATATCAAATGTGCAACAAACCTTTATAA
- a CDS encoding SusD/RagB family nutrient-binding outer membrane lipoprotein, with amino-acid sequence MKKYILISTLACSLGLFSCTSDFEELDFPKTTAVIIDPAPILTRSFVTGSGLSVGIWQNTNQLTTLDWVQYVATIKANFTSAHYEPSPANSVWSWWYSDEAFAGLHLCEHAIELSQKIKNVNHEAIARIWRAYMFQYMTDCYGDIPYSEAFKSVAPKYDSQEFIYKDLISQLQTAVSTLSANKNSGYTSLGTADVFFNGDLDKWIKFGNSMILRLAMQCSNVAADEITKTTLASIDWQNQSLYISANEDNVRLIPDEGGATYHVKNPYAFVAGWDEMRISKTMYDRLAVNQDPRMHIYMAKNINGEYIGLPSGQRIEDLNAHYKDDYIPNYCDIGDYFIQGETPFVLFTASEVHFLLAEAIQKGFIQGDATTFYNKAVRLSLESYNIPDEQIQSFMTKVPYSEENLYTQFWLALFPNGPQGWNLVRRTGKPSIAPLIYHWPGNSDMPRRYSYSTDEIRYNPINVQEAIERMGGDSQYTRIWWDKN; translated from the coding sequence ATGAAGAAATATATATTAATAAGTACATTAGCCTGTAGTTTAGGATTATTCTCATGTACTTCAGATTTTGAGGAATTAGACTTTCCAAAAACCACCGCGGTTATCATTGACCCGGCTCCTATATTAACTCGCTCTTTTGTCACCGGATCAGGGCTTTCAGTTGGTATTTGGCAAAATACAAATCAATTAACGACTTTAGATTGGGTGCAATATGTCGCTACAATAAAAGCAAATTTTACTTCTGCACATTATGAACCCTCACCTGCAAATTCGGTATGGTCATGGTGGTATTCAGATGAAGCCTTTGCAGGTCTCCATTTATGCGAGCATGCCATTGAACTGTCTCAAAAGATTAAAAATGTTAATCATGAAGCAATAGCGAGAATTTGGCGTGCCTATATGTTTCAATATATGACAGACTGCTATGGTGACATTCCTTATTCTGAAGCGTTTAAATCTGTAGCTCCCAAATATGATAGTCAAGAGTTTATATATAAAGATTTAATTAGCCAGCTACAGACTGCTGTCTCCACATTAAGTGCAAATAAAAATAGTGGATATACATCATTAGGAACAGCAGATGTCTTTTTTAATGGAGATTTGGATAAATGGATTAAGTTTGGAAATTCAATGATTCTGAGACTTGCTATGCAATGTTCAAATGTTGCTGCAGATGAGATCACTAAAACAACTTTGGCATCCATTGACTGGCAAAATCAATCTCTTTATATATCAGCAAATGAGGATAATGTCAGATTGATTCCTGATGAAGGAGGTGCAACTTACCATGTAAAGAATCCATATGCGTTTGTTGCTGGATGGGATGAAATGAGGATTTCTAAAACGATGTATGACAGGCTAGCAGTTAATCAAGATCCACGTATGCACATATATATGGCTAAAAATATTAATGGAGAATATATTGGATTACCCTCGGGACAAAGAATCGAAGATTTGAATGCCCATTATAAAGATGACTATATTCCCAATTATTGTGATATAGGTGATTATTTTATTCAGGGAGAAACTCCGTTTGTTCTATTTACAGCTTCTGAAGTACATTTCTTGCTAGCAGAGGCTATTCAAAAAGGATTCATTCAGGGCGATGCTACTACTTTTTATAATAAAGCAGTAAGATTATCTTTAGAATCATATAACATTCCGGATGAACAAATTCAATCTTTTATGACTAAGGTACCTTATTCGGAAGAAAATTTGTATACACAGTTTTGGTTAGCATTATTTCCTAACGGCCCTCAAGGATGGAATCTAGTAAGACGTACAGGTAAACCGTCTATTGCTCCACTTATATATCACTGGCCAGGTAATTCTGATATGCCTCGCCGCTATTCATATTCTACAGATGAGATAAGATATAACCCGATAAATGTTCAAGAAGCTATTGAACGAATGGGAGGTGATAGTCAGTATACACGTATTTGGTGGGATAAAAACTAA
- a CDS encoding SusC/RagA family TonB-linked outer membrane protein, whose protein sequence is MKKRMQFLMMLFVVCLLSTTTLYAQKNIKGQVIDSSGMEVIGASVQEKGSGNGTITDMEGKFELKLSSTDGTIIVSFIGYITQELKAGNQNFIKVILKEDTQQLEEVVVTALGIKRDKKALGYAVSNVEGNNLSAFSKVNPLEALSGQVSGLNISSSGSGAGGSSKVTIRGVSSLTGSNEPLYVVDGVPMDNTGGVDGGADGTGQWGGTDYGNAANNINADDIESISVLKGGAAAALYGSRGQNGVIMITTKKGSKKEESLGIKYNYQLQVSTPSIKPDFQNEYSQGSAGKYISTDYQSWGAKLEGQEVTNFLGQKQTLSSTSHPYDDYLQTGLSHNHNLSIANKNEKMGVYFSYTNTNERGIVPGNEIKKNSITLRFDTKLGNFLSIDAKANYIDQKAENRPNLGGSPDNPIYAMWYLPRSLGMDMLRNYQTNNGMPIIWTEQYTQSENGSILPPTDLSFAKSPLLNNPYWTENLNTNYDKRKRILGFVEFNIDLKNLLKLPFALNLKARGGLDYYTDERQRQTATNTYFKNQGLATITFSDNDFSEENYDFLLNGSHKFGKFGLNASVGGNLMKRNVYSMTSQSESGLINLEGNYVIQNFNNLVSNQGIAESEVQSIYGFLSMDWDSQFFLDITARNDWTSVLSPENWSIFYPSVSGSWIVSETFDLGKSVDLLKLRASWAAVGSGGNYSSQRYNVYGTSPNQFHGLPYGFIPSKRVNPDLKSELTKSTEVGLNLIMWQNRFNIDLSYYTTGTENQIFTAPLAPSSGYSSGIINAGYIKNSGIEAQIKGSLFKNKQMEWWAGANISYQWNKVKELPDDVPVLTLGGASGMTINAMNGEAVGTMQGTAFNRDENGYLILDDSNLPTIKQNENGSNDTMQKLGKIYPDWLLGFSTGFTYKDFSFSLLIDGKLGHDMFSYSNMKGSELGVLSSTIEGRDEWALAKFLNQETGVLPNIGYMVEGVKNGVYGSYAVDPQLYWQRVSGVSEMWIYDASYIRLRQISLGYNLRRDVHKIKFIDNINFNVNANNLCYLMKHVPNVSPETYITTGNASGIEIFGMPETMQFTFGVNVTF, encoded by the coding sequence ATGAAAAAAAGAATGCAATTTTTAATGATGCTATTTGTTGTCTGTTTATTATCGACAACTACATTGTATGCTCAAAAGAATATAAAAGGGCAAGTTATAGATTCTTCAGGAATGGAAGTTATTGGAGCTTCTGTTCAAGAAAAAGGTTCTGGGAATGGAACTATAACGGATATGGAAGGTAAATTTGAACTTAAACTTTCTTCTACTGACGGAACTATTATTGTGTCGTTTATTGGATATATAACACAAGAACTGAAAGCTGGAAACCAAAACTTTATAAAAGTTATTTTAAAAGAAGATACTCAGCAATTAGAGGAAGTGGTAGTAACTGCATTGGGAATAAAAAGAGATAAAAAAGCATTAGGATATGCTGTTAGTAACGTTGAAGGAAATAACCTTTCAGCTTTTTCCAAAGTGAACCCATTAGAGGCGTTAAGTGGCCAGGTTTCAGGATTAAATATATCATCTAGTGGTAGTGGAGCCGGCGGCTCATCAAAAGTTACGATCCGTGGAGTAAGCTCTTTAACCGGATCAAATGAACCCTTATATGTGGTGGATGGTGTTCCAATGGATAATACAGGAGGAGTAGACGGAGGCGCTGATGGCACAGGACAATGGGGTGGTACAGATTATGGAAATGCAGCCAACAACATTAATGCAGATGATATTGAATCAATTTCTGTACTGAAAGGAGGAGCTGCAGCAGCCCTTTATGGTTCAAGAGGACAAAATGGCGTTATCATGATTACAACCAAAAAGGGGAGTAAGAAAGAAGAATCATTAGGTATCAAATACAATTATCAGTTGCAGGTCAGCACTCCTTCAATAAAGCCCGATTTTCAGAACGAATATTCCCAAGGTTCTGCAGGAAAATACATATCAACAGATTATCAAAGTTGGGGAGCTAAACTTGAAGGTCAGGAAGTTACCAATTTCTTAGGACAAAAACAAACATTATCAAGTACCTCTCACCCCTATGATGACTATTTACAAACAGGGCTTTCTCACAATCACAATTTATCAATTGCAAACAAGAATGAAAAAATGGGAGTTTATTTCTCCTATACTAATACAAATGAAAGGGGTATAGTACCAGGTAACGAAATAAAGAAAAATTCTATTACTCTTCGTTTTGACACTAAACTGGGTAATTTTCTATCCATTGATGCTAAAGCGAATTATATAGATCAAAAAGCTGAAAATCGCCCCAATTTAGGAGGGTCTCCAGATAATCCTATTTATGCAATGTGGTATTTACCACGCTCTTTAGGGATGGATATGCTACGCAATTATCAAACAAACAACGGAATGCCTATAATTTGGACAGAACAATATACCCAAAGCGAAAATGGTAGTATTTTGCCTCCAACTGATTTGTCTTTTGCTAAATCACCATTACTTAATAATCCATATTGGACTGAAAACTTAAATACCAATTATGATAAACGTAAGAGGATTCTTGGTTTTGTAGAGTTTAATATAGATTTGAAAAACTTGTTGAAATTACCATTTGCCTTGAATTTAAAGGCAAGGGGAGGTTTAGATTATTACACTGATGAAAGACAACGTCAAACAGCTACTAATACTTACTTTAAGAATCAAGGATTAGCTACTATTACTTTTAGTGACAATGATTTTAGCGAAGAAAATTATGATTTCCTATTGAATGGAAGCCATAAATTTGGAAAGTTTGGTCTAAATGCATCAGTTGGAGGAAATTTGATGAAGCGTAATGTATATAGTATGACCAGTCAGTCTGAATCTGGATTAATAAATTTAGAAGGGAATTATGTTATTCAGAATTTCAATAATTTAGTTAGTAATCAGGGAATAGCAGAGAGTGAAGTACAATCTATATACGGCTTTTTGTCTATGGATTGGGATAGTCAATTCTTTTTAGATATTACAGCCCGTAATGATTGGACATCGGTTCTATCTCCTGAAAATTGGTCTATCTTTTATCCTTCCGTAAGTGGCAGTTGGATTGTTTCTGAAACATTTGATCTTGGCAAAAGCGTAGATCTGTTAAAATTACGTGCATCATGGGCCGCGGTTGGTAGTGGAGGAAACTACAGCTCACAAAGGTATAATGTATATGGAACTTCTCCAAATCAATTTCACGGACTACCCTATGGATTTATTCCTTCTAAACGGGTAAACCCAGACTTAAAAAGTGAATTGACAAAATCTACAGAAGTTGGACTTAATTTGATCATGTGGCAAAATAGATTTAATATTGATTTATCGTATTACACAACAGGGACTGAAAATCAGATATTTACTGCTCCATTGGCTCCTTCTTCTGGTTATTCAAGTGGCATCATTAATGCAGGATACATCAAGAACTCGGGTATAGAAGCACAGATAAAAGGTAGTTTATTTAAAAATAAACAAATGGAATGGTGGGCAGGAGCCAATATTAGTTACCAATGGAATAAAGTAAAAGAATTGCCGGATGATGTACCAGTATTAACACTAGGTGGAGCCTCAGGAATGACAATAAATGCCATGAATGGAGAAGCTGTTGGTACAATGCAGGGAACCGCATTTAATAGAGACGAAAATGGATACTTAATTCTAGATGATAGCAATCTCCCCACTATAAAACAAAATGAAAATGGCTCCAATGACACTATGCAGAAATTAGGGAAAATATACCCTGATTGGCTGTTAGGTTTTAGTACAGGATTTACATATAAAGATTTCTCTTTCAGCCTGTTGATCGATGGAAAACTAGGCCATGATATGTTTTCCTATTCGAATATGAAAGGATCAGAACTTGGAGTACTTAGCTCAACAATCGAAGGACGTGATGAATGGGCATTAGCCAAATTTTTAAATCAAGAAACAGGAGTACTTCCTAATATCGGTTATATGGTGGAAGGTGTAAAAAATGGAGTATATGGGTCATATGCTGTAGATCCTCAATTGTATTGGCAACGTGTAAGCGGAGTGTCTGAAATGTGGATTTACGATGCATCCTATATTCGCTTACGACAAATTAGTTTAGGATATAACCTACGTCGAGATGTGCACAAAATAAAATTTATTGATAATATAAATTTTAATGTAAACGCAAATAATCTTTGTTATCTAATGAAACATGTTCCTAATGTATCTCCTGAAACTTATATAACAACAGGAAATGCGTCGGGTATAGAAATATTTGGTATGCCTGAAACTATGCAGTTTACTTTTGGAGTGAATGTTACTTTCTAA
- a CDS encoding AGE family epimerase/isomerase, protein MDFKKLASLYKDELLDNVLPFWLEHSQDHEYGGYFTCLDRAGKVFDTDKFIWLQSREVWMFSMLYNKVEKRQEWLDCAIQGGEFLKKYGHDGDYNWYFSLDRSGRPLVEPYNIFSYTFATMAFGQLSLATGNQEYADIARKTFDIILSKVDNPKGKWNKLHPGTRNLKNFALPMILCNLALEIEHLLDESYLKETMETCIHEVMEVFYRPELGGIIVENVDVDGSLVDCFEGRQVTPGHAIEAMWFIMDLGKRLNRPELIEKAKETTLTMLNYGWDKEYGGIYYFMDRNGCPPQQLEWDQKLWWVHIETLISLLKGYQLTGDKQCLEWFEKVHDYTWTHFKDKEHPEWYGYLNRRAEVLLPLKGGKWKGCFHVPRGLYQCWKTLEEINK, encoded by the coding sequence ATGGATTTCAAGAAACTGGCAAGTCTGTACAAAGATGAGCTTCTGGACAACGTCCTTCCTTTCTGGCTTGAACATTCGCAAGACCATGAGTATGGTGGTTACTTCACCTGTCTGGACCGTGCAGGAAAAGTGTTCGATACGGATAAGTTCATCTGGCTCCAAAGTCGTGAAGTGTGGATGTTCTCCATGCTTTACAACAAAGTGGAGAAACGTCAGGAATGGTTGGACTGCGCCATTCAAGGTGGCGAATTTCTAAAAAAATATGGACATGACGGGGATTATAACTGGTATTTTTCCCTTGACCGTTCGGGTAGACCACTGGTAGAACCGTACAATATCTTTTCATATACATTTGCCACCATGGCTTTCGGCCAGCTGAGTCTTGCCACCGGCAATCAGGAATATGCAGACATTGCCAGGAAAACCTTCGATATCATCCTGTCTAAAGTGGATAATCCGAAAGGCAAATGGAACAAACTTCACCCGGGGACCCGTAATCTGAAAAACTTTGCCCTGCCGATGATCCTCTGCAACCTGGCTCTGGAGATAGAGCACCTTTTAGATGAAAGTTATCTAAAAGAAACAATGGAAACTTGTATCCATGAAGTAATGGAGGTTTTCTATCGTCCCGAACTTGGAGGTATCATTGTTGAAAATGTAGATGTAGACGGCAGTCTGGTCGACTGCTTTGAGGGTCGTCAGGTAACTCCGGGACATGCCATTGAAGCGATGTGGTTTATCATGGATCTAGGCAAACGCCTGAACCGTCCTGAATTGATAGAGAAAGCCAAAGAGACCACCCTTACAATGCTTAATTATGGCTGGGATAAGGAGTATGGAGGTATCTACTATTTCATGGACCGTAACGGCTGTCCACCTCAACAACTGGAATGGGATCAGAAACTCTGGTGGGTGCATATCGAGACGCTTATTTCTTTGTTGAAAGGCTATCAGTTGACGGGAGACAAACAATGCCTGGAATGGTTTGAAAAAGTACATGACTATACATGGACACATTTCAAGGATAAAGAACATCCCGAATGGTATGGATACCTGAACCGCAGAGCAGAAGTGTTACTCCCACTCAAAGGAGGAAAATGGAAAGGATGTTTCCATGTACCAAGAGGCCTGTACCAGTGCTGGAAAACATTAGAAGAAATAAATAAATAA
- a CDS encoding sialidase family protein has product MRRIYYLLFLIFLGYFFDVKASDTVFIHETQIPVLIERQDNVLFYLRLDAKESKKLDEIILDFSKSTNLTDVQAIKLYYGGTEALQDKDKSRFAPVEYISSHRPGGTLAANPSYSVKCAEGKPSEIVVLKGNYNLFPGVNYFWISLQMKKNASLYTKILSDLRAVKVDGKELCCKSISPKNIIHRMAVGVRHAGNDGSASFRIPGLVTTNKGTLLGVYDVRYNSSVDLQEYVDVGLSRSTDGGKSWEKMRLPLSFGEYGGLPKAQNGVGDPSILVDTKTNTVWVVAAWTHGMGNQRAWWSSHPGMDLNHTAQLVLAKSTDDGKNWSKPINITDQVKDPSWYFLLQGPGRGITMSDGTLVFPTQFIDSTRVPNAGIMYSKDRGKTWKMHNMARTNTTEAQVAEIEPGVLMLNMRDNRGGSRAIAITKDLGKTWTEHPSSRKALQEPVCMASLIHVDAKDNILNKDILLFSNPNTTKGRNHITIKASLDKGLTWLPEHQLMLDEAEGWGYSCLTMIDKETIGILYESSVAHITFQAMKLTDIIKE; this is encoded by the coding sequence ATGAGAAGAATCTATTATTTACTTTTCCTTATCTTCTTAGGATATTTTTTTGACGTAAAAGCTTCAGACACAGTATTTATCCATGAAACACAAATTCCGGTTTTAATAGAGCGGCAAGACAATGTTCTGTTCTATCTTCGTTTGGATGCAAAAGAAAGCAAAAAGCTCGATGAAATCATTTTAGATTTTAGTAAAAGTACGAATCTGACTGATGTTCAGGCAATCAAACTCTATTATGGAGGAACAGAGGCGTTGCAGGACAAAGACAAAAGTCGCTTTGCTCCAGTAGAGTACATATCCAGCCATCGTCCGGGTGGGACATTGGCGGCTAATCCTTCCTATTCGGTAAAATGTGCAGAGGGGAAACCATCGGAAATAGTAGTATTAAAAGGTAATTACAATTTATTTCCGGGTGTAAACTATTTTTGGATCAGTTTGCAGATGAAAAAGAATGCCTCTTTGTACACTAAGATACTCTCTGATTTGCGTGCTGTTAAAGTAGATGGGAAAGAACTATGTTGTAAATCTATTTCTCCAAAGAATATAATTCATCGGATGGCAGTTGGTGTTCGTCATGCCGGTAATGACGGTTCTGCCTCCTTCCGTATTCCCGGGTTGGTGACTACCAATAAAGGAACCTTGTTGGGCGTGTATGACGTTCGATACAACAGCAGTGTCGATTTACAGGAATATGTAGACGTGGGTTTGAGCCGTAGCACCGATGGAGGAAAGAGTTGGGAGAAGATGCGTCTTCCGCTTTCATTTGGCGAGTATGGTGGTCTGCCTAAAGCACAGAATGGGGTAGGGGACCCCTCTATTTTAGTAGATACTAAGACGAATACCGTCTGGGTGGTTGCCGCATGGACACATGGCATGGGTAATCAACGCGCCTGGTGGAGTTCCCATCCGGGAATGGATCTGAATCATACGGCACAGCTGGTATTGGCAAAAAGCACGGACGATGGTAAAAACTGGTCGAAACCTATCAATATAACAGATCAGGTGAAAGATCCATCCTGGTATTTCCTCCTTCAAGGTCCCGGACGTGGAATAACGATGAGCGATGGCACATTGGTGTTTCCAACGCAATTTATAGACTCTACTCGTGTTCCGAATGCAGGAATCATGTATAGTAAAGACCGGGGAAAAACATGGAAAATGCACAATATGGCACGAACCAATACAACGGAAGCACAAGTTGCGGAAATAGAACCGGGAGTATTGATGCTGAATATGCGTGACAATAGAGGAGGGAGCCGGGCTATTGCCATAACGAAAGATTTGGGGAAAACATGGACAGAACATCCTTCTTCACGCAAAGCACTTCAAGAGCCGGTATGTATGGCTAGTCTGATTCATGTAGATGCCAAAGACAACATCTTAAATAAAGATATCTTGCTGTTTTCAAATCCGAATACGACCAAAGGACGTAATCATATAACGATAAAAGCAAGTCTGGACAAAGGACTTACCTGGTTGCCGGAACATCAATTAATGCTCGACGAGGCAGAAGGATGGGGATATAGTTGTCTGACAATGATTGATAAAGAGACAATTGGTATACTATATGAGAGTAGTGTCGCACATATAACCTTTCAAGCGATGAAATTGACAGATATAATAAAGGAATAA